Proteins encoded together in one Orrella marina window:
- a CDS encoding cation-transporting P-type ATPase, with protein MSKNENSKKEGWQASIPDESLDPGQHKRRKAGKSDKGGTPSPVVWHTLHADEVHQRLETNPKGLSAEQADERLQKHGPNQLAQIKRRSAWMRLAMQFHNILLYVMMGAALITAFLGHWVDTGVLLFAVVINAVIGFIQEGKAENALEAIRNMLSPHATVIRGGQTTEVDAAHLVPGDVVVLGSGDRVPADVRLFHARELRVEEAALTGESLPVEKSTDAQPADAPLGDRFGMAYSGTMVVHGQGRGVVIHTGKHTEIGRINQMLVDVRSQSTPLVRQIDKFGQMLAVAILLVCALTFALGTFWRGNAPADMFMMVVALAASAIPEGLPAILTVTLALGVQRMARQNAIIRRLPAVEALGSVTVICSDKTGTLTRNEMTVQRIVSANHVYEVSGVGYAPRGEITHDGHIVDLETDHALALAVRAGVLCNDAHLYREDKAWKVMGDPTEGALLVLGAKAGFSQDLGEQAWPRLDVLPFESQHRFMATYHRNTDDKPWIFVKGAPEVILDMCEREYANSDLAPVNVDQWRRMATDTAAVGLRVLALACKQAAPEGDGLGFADTRSGFFMLGLVGIIDPPREEAALAVAQCHEAGIAVKMITGDHAETARAIGAQLGIGVGKPAVTGAEVAMMDDATLRSVVMNVDVFARASPEHKLRLVKALQGAGQVVSMTGDGVNDAPALKRADVGVAMGMKGTEAAKQASDMVLADDNFATIAIAVRQGRAVYDNLKKFVLFMLPTNGGEALVVIAAILFELALPLTAAQVLWINLVTSSALGMALAFEPAESGIMKRPPRPPGEKLLNGFFVWRVIMVSVLMMAGALGLFLWEYEHGTSLETARTMAVNAVVMCEMLYLINSRHIYDSVMNREGLFGNRYVLLAIAACVPLQLAFTYLPWMNTVFGSAPLQPIDWLKVLGAGLLVFFVSEIEKFVIRHTGLRKRLLGA; from the coding sequence ATGAGCAAGAACGAGAACAGCAAGAAAGAAGGCTGGCAAGCCAGCATACCGGATGAGAGTCTCGACCCCGGTCAGCATAAACGCAGGAAAGCCGGAAAATCCGACAAAGGAGGCACTCCCTCGCCGGTCGTCTGGCACACCCTGCATGCCGACGAAGTGCACCAGCGGCTTGAAACCAACCCCAAAGGCCTGAGCGCAGAGCAGGCAGACGAGCGCCTGCAAAAACACGGGCCCAACCAGCTCGCCCAGATCAAGCGCCGTTCTGCCTGGATGCGTCTGGCCATGCAGTTTCACAATATCCTGCTCTACGTGATGATGGGCGCCGCGCTGATCACCGCGTTTCTGGGTCACTGGGTGGACACCGGCGTATTGCTATTTGCCGTGGTGATCAATGCGGTCATTGGTTTCATCCAGGAAGGAAAAGCCGAGAACGCACTTGAGGCCATCCGCAACATGCTCTCGCCCCACGCGACAGTGATCCGGGGTGGGCAGACCACCGAGGTCGACGCCGCACACCTGGTGCCGGGTGATGTGGTTGTTCTGGGTTCTGGCGATCGTGTCCCCGCTGATGTACGCCTGTTTCACGCCCGCGAACTGCGCGTGGAAGAAGCGGCATTGACAGGAGAGTCATTGCCGGTCGAGAAATCCACGGACGCGCAACCAGCAGACGCACCACTAGGCGACCGGTTTGGCATGGCTTACTCGGGCACCATGGTGGTACACGGGCAGGGCAGAGGGGTCGTGATCCACACAGGCAAACATACCGAGATCGGTCGGATCAACCAGATGCTGGTAGACGTCCGATCCCAGAGCACCCCGCTCGTGCGCCAGATCGACAAGTTCGGGCAGATGCTCGCGGTTGCGATACTGTTGGTCTGTGCGCTCACCTTCGCACTAGGCACATTCTGGCGCGGCAATGCGCCAGCAGACATGTTCATGATGGTCGTTGCGCTGGCCGCCTCGGCGATCCCGGAAGGCCTGCCAGCGATACTGACGGTCACGCTCGCACTGGGCGTGCAACGCATGGCGCGACAAAACGCGATCATTCGCCGACTGCCAGCAGTTGAGGCCTTGGGCTCGGTCACGGTGATCTGCTCGGACAAGACCGGTACGCTCACCCGTAACGAAATGACCGTGCAACGGATTGTCAGTGCGAATCATGTCTATGAAGTGAGTGGTGTCGGATATGCCCCGCGCGGTGAAATCACCCACGACGGTCACATCGTCGATCTGGAGACCGACCATGCACTGGCACTGGCTGTTCGCGCCGGCGTCTTGTGCAACGATGCGCACCTGTATCGGGAAGACAAGGCCTGGAAAGTGATGGGTGACCCGACAGAAGGCGCATTGCTGGTTCTGGGGGCCAAGGCGGGGTTCAGTCAGGACCTGGGTGAGCAGGCCTGGCCCAGACTCGACGTGCTGCCGTTCGAGTCGCAGCACCGCTTCATGGCGACCTACCACCGAAACACGGATGACAAGCCCTGGATATTCGTCAAAGGTGCCCCGGAAGTCATTCTGGATATGTGTGAGCGTGAGTACGCCAATAGCGATCTGGCCCCTGTGAACGTGGATCAGTGGCGACGCATGGCCACCGACACCGCTGCGGTTGGCCTGCGTGTGCTGGCGCTGGCCTGCAAGCAGGCAGCGCCCGAAGGAGACGGGCTTGGCTTTGCCGACACGCGATCTGGATTTTTTATGCTGGGTCTTGTGGGGATCATCGATCCACCGCGCGAAGAAGCCGCACTGGCTGTCGCGCAGTGTCATGAAGCGGGTATCGCGGTCAAGATGATCACAGGCGATCATGCCGAGACAGCCCGGGCAATCGGAGCCCAGCTCGGTATTGGTGTGGGCAAGCCGGCTGTCACGGGCGCAGAAGTAGCCATGATGGATGATGCAACGTTGCGCAGTGTGGTCATGAACGTTGATGTCTTTGCCAGAGCCAGTCCGGAACACAAACTGCGTCTGGTTAAAGCCCTGCAGGGCGCCGGGCAGGTGGTCTCGATGACTGGCGATGGCGTCAACGATGCGCCCGCACTCAAGCGCGCTGATGTCGGTGTGGCGATGGGCATGAAAGGCACCGAGGCGGCCAAGCAAGCCAGTGACATGGTGCTGGCAGACGACAACTTTGCAACCATTGCCATAGCAGTCAGACAAGGGCGTGCGGTCTACGACAATCTGAAGAAATTCGTGTTGTTCATGCTACCAACAAACGGTGGCGAAGCACTCGTGGTCATTGCTGCCATTCTGTTCGAACTGGCGTTGCCGCTGACTGCGGCCCAGGTCTTGTGGATCAACCTCGTGACCTCGAGCGCACTGGGCATGGCGCTGGCGTTCGAACCGGCAGAGTCCGGCATCATGAAACGGCCTCCGCGCCCACCCGGGGAGAAACTGCTCAACGGATTCTTTGTCTGGCGCGTGATCATGGTTTCCGTACTGATGATGGCCGGTGCACTGGGACTCTTTCTGTGGGAATACGAACACGGCACATCGCTTGAAACGGCCCGTACCATGGCGGTCAATGCGGTGGTAATGTGCGAGATGCTTTATCTGATCAACAGTCGCCACATTTACGACTCAGTCATGAACAGGGAAGGGCTGTTTGGTAACCGTTATGTTCTGCTGGCGATCGCGGCTTGCGTGCCACTGCAACTGGCCTTTACCTATCTGCCCTGGATGAATACGGTGTTTGGCTCGGCTCCTTTACAACCGATAGACTGGCTGAAAGTGCTTGGTGCGGGCTTGTTGGTATTCTTCGTATCCGAAATCGAGAAGTTTGTGATCCGTCACACGGGATTGCGCAAGCGACTGCTGGGTGCCTGA
- a CDS encoding Tex family protein: protein MTDPTPAPQEYTPRDAQVIHQRIVQQLATELGVQPRQVSVTMELIDGGATVPFIARYRKEVTGGLDDTVLRQLEVRLLYLQELEARRDVIASSIAQQGKLSASLAKEVEQADSKQRLEDLYAPYKPKRRTRAQIAREAGLQPLADTLLGDPDADPKVLAAQYVDADKGVATEKAALDGARDILAEQFAEDADLVARLRALIAQKGQLYAKVIEGKESEGANFRDWFDFSEPLRSVPSHRMLAMLRGRQQGVLDLRVALPEAEEALVPHPCIRIVAEHNGLDDGVFGPHATPRQQWLADVSRWAWRVKLAMHFEMEFISQLREQAETEAIRVFAANLKDLLLAPPAGTKAVMGLDPGIRTGVKVAAIDTTGKVVETATIYPFEPRRDVNGSLQTLARIVRQHKIELVAIGNGTASRETERLVARLCELQPDLDLARMVISEAGASVYSASELAAKEFPDLDVSLRGAVSIARRLQDPLAELVKIEPKAIGVGQYQHDVNQRELGRSLDAVVEDCVNAVGVDVNTASPALLTHVSGLNATLARNIVQYRDSKGAFRSRKQLMEVPRFGEKAFEQAAGFLRISGGDNPLDASSVHPEAYPVVEKILARIQADVKAVMGNQAALKGLSPSEFTDERFGVPTVTDILAELEKPGRDPRPEFKTVKFEDGIESIDDLKVGLILEGVVTNVANFGAFVDIGVHQDGLVHISALSERFVKDPRDVVRTGQSVKVKVLEVDKARKRIALTMRLSDDAPARTADTKPSGGSRQNRGAATGRAAQPAPQDNAMAAAFAKLKR from the coding sequence ATGACCGATCCAACCCCAGCGCCACAAGAGTACACCCCACGCGACGCTCAGGTGATCCACCAGCGTATTGTGCAACAGCTTGCCACAGAGCTTGGCGTGCAGCCCCGACAAGTCAGTGTGACCATGGAACTGATTGATGGCGGAGCAACTGTTCCTTTTATTGCCCGCTATCGTAAAGAAGTGACAGGTGGCCTGGATGATACTGTCTTGCGTCAGCTAGAGGTCCGTCTGCTTTACCTGCAGGAACTGGAAGCCCGTCGTGACGTTATCGCCAGCTCGATCGCTCAGCAAGGCAAGCTTTCTGCTTCGCTCGCCAAGGAAGTCGAGCAGGCTGACAGCAAGCAGCGACTCGAGGATCTTTACGCACCCTACAAGCCAAAGCGACGCACCCGTGCCCAGATTGCACGCGAGGCAGGTCTGCAACCGCTGGCTGATACATTGTTGGGCGATCCCGACGCGGATCCGAAAGTACTGGCAGCGCAGTATGTTGACGCCGACAAGGGGGTTGCCACTGAGAAGGCCGCTCTGGATGGAGCGCGCGACATTCTGGCCGAGCAGTTTGCAGAGGATGCTGATCTGGTTGCCAGATTGCGTGCGCTCATCGCCCAGAAAGGTCAGCTTTACGCCAAGGTCATTGAAGGCAAAGAAAGCGAAGGCGCCAACTTCAGGGACTGGTTTGATTTCAGTGAACCGCTGCGCTCGGTGCCCTCGCACCGAATGCTCGCGATGTTGCGTGGTCGCCAGCAAGGCGTGCTGGACTTGCGTGTTGCGCTACCAGAGGCTGAAGAGGCGCTGGTCCCACATCCGTGTATCCGTATTGTCGCCGAACATAATGGACTGGACGACGGTGTGTTTGGGCCCCATGCGACGCCTCGCCAACAGTGGCTGGCTGACGTGTCTAGATGGGCGTGGCGGGTCAAGCTGGCCATGCACTTCGAGATGGAATTTATTTCCCAGTTGCGTGAACAGGCCGAGACCGAGGCAATCCGTGTTTTTGCTGCAAATCTGAAGGACTTGCTGCTCGCCCCGCCGGCTGGCACCAAGGCCGTGATGGGCCTGGATCCCGGAATTCGTACTGGCGTGAAGGTGGCTGCCATCGACACGACTGGCAAAGTTGTTGAAACAGCAACCATCTATCCATTTGAACCGCGACGCGACGTCAATGGCAGCTTGCAGACGCTGGCTCGCATCGTACGGCAACACAAAATCGAGCTGGTGGCTATCGGCAACGGTACCGCGTCACGCGAAACTGAACGACTGGTTGCCAGGCTGTGTGAACTACAGCCTGATCTCGATCTGGCGCGCATGGTGATTTCAGAAGCAGGCGCCTCGGTTTACTCGGCTTCCGAACTGGCGGCGAAGGAGTTTCCGGATCTGGATGTCAGTCTTCGGGGGGCTGTCTCGATTGCACGCAGATTGCAGGATCCGCTAGCCGAGCTGGTCAAGATCGAGCCCAAGGCAATCGGTGTGGGACAGTATCAGCATGACGTCAATCAGCGTGAGCTTGGCCGAAGCCTTGATGCCGTTGTCGAAGACTGCGTGAACGCGGTGGGGGTGGATGTCAACACTGCTTCACCTGCGCTACTGACGCATGTCTCGGGACTGAACGCAACGCTGGCCAGGAACATTGTCCAGTACCGGGACAGCAAAGGCGCGTTTCGCAGTCGCAAGCAGTTGATGGAGGTGCCGCGTTTCGGAGAGAAGGCGTTTGAGCAGGCTGCAGGGTTTCTGCGTATCAGTGGCGGAGACAACCCGCTTGATGCGTCCTCTGTTCACCCTGAAGCCTATCCCGTTGTAGAAAAAATTCTGGCCCGGATCCAGGCCGATGTCAAAGCCGTGATGGGTAACCAGGCCGCACTCAAGGGCCTGTCACCTTCCGAGTTCACCGACGAGCGGTTTGGCGTGCCGACGGTCACCGATATTCTGGCCGAGCTGGAGAAACCAGGCCGGGATCCGCGCCCGGAGTTCAAGACAGTCAAGTTTGAAGACGGTATCGAGTCCATTGACGATCTGAAGGTTGGCCTGATTCTGGAAGGCGTTGTGACCAACGTTGCCAACTTCGGGGCGTTCGTGGACATTGGCGTGCATCAGGATGGGCTGGTCCACATCTCCGCTTTGTCCGAGCGGTTCGTGAAGGATCCAAGGGATGTGGTCAGGACCGGCCAAAGCGTCAAGGTCAAGGTGCTTGAGGTCGACAAGGCGAGAAAGCGCATTGCACTGACAATGCGCCTGTCTGATGACGCCCCGGCCAGAACGGCTGACACCAAGCCTTCAGGCGGTTCGCGTCAGAATCGTGGCGCTGCGACCGGCCGTGCGGCTCAGCCTGCACCTCAGGATAACGCGATGGCGGCTGCATTTGCAAAACTCAAGCGCTAG
- a CDS encoding enoyl-CoA hydratase/isomerase family protein — MTDQLVFEVKDRIATIRLNRPDRYNAFTPEMLKAWADALRECKDREDVYVIVLTGTGKGFCSGGDVGNMQNRTEDSAYSRRLFLSDYVHQIPLLLEQIDKPVIVAVNGVATGAGMDMALMGDLRVAARSAKFAETYLKVGLFAGDGGSWYLPRLVGTPKALELFWTARWVSAEEAERIGIVNQVVEDDQLMEATYELAAKIAAQPPVAVRMIKRAVKQGASLDIRTHLDMAASHMASMYTTEDHKEAVNAFKDKREPVFKGK; from the coding sequence ATGACTGATCAGCTTGTATTTGAAGTCAAGGACCGTATTGCGACGATTCGCCTGAACCGTCCCGACCGCTACAACGCATTTACGCCCGAGATGCTCAAGGCCTGGGCTGACGCGCTGCGCGAGTGCAAGGACCGTGAGGACGTCTATGTGATCGTCCTGACCGGTACCGGCAAGGGTTTTTGCTCCGGTGGTGACGTTGGCAATATGCAGAACCGCACCGAAGACAGCGCCTATTCACGCCGCCTTTTCCTGTCGGATTACGTGCATCAGATCCCCTTGCTCCTGGAGCAGATCGACAAGCCGGTGATTGTTGCGGTCAACGGTGTGGCCACAGGTGCTGGCATGGACATGGCACTGATGGGCGACCTGCGTGTCGCCGCCCGTAGTGCCAAGTTTGCCGAGACATACCTGAAGGTCGGGCTGTTTGCCGGTGACGGTGGCAGCTGGTATCTGCCAAGACTGGTGGGTACGCCTAAAGCGCTTGAGCTGTTCTGGACTGCGCGCTGGGTCAGTGCTGAAGAAGCTGAAAGGATCGGTATCGTCAACCAGGTTGTCGAAGATGACCAGTTGATGGAAGCGACTTACGAGCTCGCAGCAAAGATTGCTGCGCAACCTCCTGTGGCCGTGCGCATGATCAAGCGTGCAGTCAAACAAGGCGCGAGCCTCGACATCCGGACCCACCTGGATATGGCGGCTTCGCACATGGCCTCGATGTACACGACCGAAGACCATAAGGAAGCGGTCAACGCGTTCAAGGATAAGCGCGAGCCCGTTTTCAAGGGCAAGTAA
- a CDS encoding Bug family tripartite tricarboxylate transporter substrate binding protein, which yields MTHAVTQPGRLASASRSLKVLAGALLAVGTVLSSSASLAQNTPQLPDVVRIVVPFTPGGSNDVYARALAEQLGQNLGRSFIIENKAGAGGSIGSNDVARAKPDGSSLLFSSNSFVTRAAVDSKLPYDVRTSFEPVALVARGPMLLVTNTEVPFKTIPELIKTAKTSPVNYGSAGIGSIGQLSAELFNSLADTQMTHIPYKGIAGGLTDMMGGRIELMITTPASLGGSLDAGRVKAIAVTSPEPSKFFPELPTIAESVPGYSVEVWWGVYAPAGTPRELVDYLNQEIVKVTSSQRMIKLLANEASEPSKMNSEEFRTFVDSELTKWSTLAKERNISLN from the coding sequence ATGACACATGCAGTCACCCAGCCAGGTCGGCTGGCATCGGCAAGCCGCTCTTTGAAGGTGCTGGCTGGCGCCCTGCTCGCAGTGGGCACAGTTCTGTCCAGCAGTGCCTCGCTGGCACAAAACACTCCACAGCTTCCGGACGTCGTCCGGATTGTGGTGCCCTTTACACCCGGTGGCAGCAATGACGTGTACGCACGGGCACTGGCTGAGCAGCTTGGCCAGAACCTCGGCCGGTCGTTCATCATCGAGAACAAGGCTGGTGCAGGCGGGAGCATCGGGTCCAATGACGTGGCGCGCGCCAAACCAGACGGCTCCTCACTGCTGTTCAGTTCTAACTCGTTCGTCACCCGCGCTGCAGTCGACAGCAAACTGCCCTATGACGTGCGCACATCGTTTGAACCCGTCGCGCTGGTGGCACGCGGTCCAATGCTGCTCGTCACCAATACCGAGGTTCCGTTCAAGACCATTCCTGAGCTGATCAAGACCGCAAAAACCTCTCCGGTCAACTATGGATCAGCCGGAATCGGCTCGATTGGCCAGCTCAGTGCCGAGCTTTTCAATTCGCTGGCTGATACGCAGATGACGCACATCCCGTACAAGGGAATTGCAGGCGGTCTGACTGACATGATGGGTGGAAGAATTGAACTGATGATCACGACACCGGCCTCGCTCGGTGGATCGCTCGATGCCGGACGTGTCAAGGCGATTGCCGTGACCTCACCCGAGCCTTCAAAATTCTTCCCTGAGCTGCCGACCATCGCTGAATCGGTGCCTGGCTATTCTGTTGAAGTGTGGTGGGGTGTGTATGCACCGGCTGGCACGCCCAGGGAGCTGGTTGATTACCTGAACCAGGAAATCGTCAAGGTCACCAGTTCGCAACGGATGATCAAGTTGCTGGCCAACGAAGCGTCAGAGCCGAGCAAGATGAACAGCGAGGAGTTTCGCACCTTTGTTGATAGTGAGCTGACCAAGTGGAGCACACTGGCCAAGGAGCGCAATATCAGTTTGAACTAA
- a CDS encoding CaiB/BaiF CoA transferase family protein, translated as MTPQDHSNDSNEIADRPLAGVVVVDLTQVYQGPYATFLMAKAGAQVIKIEPIHGEPTRLRAKVSGGASLPMAMLNVNKKGITLNLKTEQGKALFKELVRHADVVVENFAPGVMDRLGIGWDVLHEINPRLIYGTGTGFGITGPDKGNLAMDVTIQASSGIMSVTGTPDGPPLRSGASVVDFLSGVHLYAGIVTALFERTRTGKGRLVEVSMQETAYPTLASNLGLVYRQQGKPSGRVGNRHGGLALAPYNVYEAADGHIAVVCATEHHWQNILKAMGREDLKDDPLLSTNKARVENIQNTDDFVESWTRTLSRDKLFALSKAFSIPAAPVRTLDEVMSDPHMHERGALEWFDDRDLGRIVLPTTPIRIHGAEQVPTVSSPLLGEHNQEIYGKWLGLSDEKLQSLREQEVI; from the coding sequence ATGACTCCACAAGATCATTCAAACGACTCAAACGAAATAGCAGACAGGCCACTGGCCGGTGTGGTGGTGGTCGATCTGACGCAGGTTTATCAGGGACCCTACGCCACGTTTCTGATGGCCAAGGCCGGCGCGCAAGTCATCAAAATCGAGCCAATTCACGGTGAACCCACGCGACTTCGGGCCAAAGTCAGTGGCGGTGCATCGCTGCCCATGGCCATGCTCAACGTCAACAAGAAGGGCATCACCCTGAACCTTAAAACGGAGCAAGGCAAGGCGCTTTTCAAGGAGCTGGTCAGGCACGCTGACGTGGTGGTCGAGAACTTTGCACCTGGCGTCATGGATCGGCTTGGTATCGGCTGGGATGTGTTGCACGAGATTAATCCGCGCCTCATTTACGGCACGGGTACCGGGTTTGGTATCACCGGACCCGACAAGGGCAATCTGGCCATGGATGTCACTATTCAGGCGTCTTCGGGCATCATGAGCGTGACGGGTACGCCAGATGGTCCTCCCCTTCGAAGTGGCGCATCGGTTGTGGACTTTTTGAGTGGTGTGCATCTTTACGCCGGTATCGTGACGGCGCTGTTCGAACGCACCCGCACGGGTAAGGGACGACTGGTCGAGGTGTCCATGCAGGAGACTGCGTATCCGACCCTGGCGTCGAACCTGGGCCTGGTCTACCGCCAGCAAGGCAAGCCGTCCGGGCGTGTGGGTAACCGGCATGGCGGACTTGCCCTCGCTCCCTACAACGTTTATGAGGCGGCTGACGGTCACATCGCCGTCGTTTGCGCGACCGAACACCACTGGCAGAATATCCTCAAGGCGATGGGCCGCGAAGATCTCAAAGACGATCCGCTGCTGTCAACCAACAAGGCACGGGTCGAGAACATCCAGAACACCGATGACTTTGTCGAGAGCTGGACTCGCACGTTGAGCCGGGACAAGCTGTTTGCGCTGAGCAAGGCATTCAGCATTCCCGCCGCGCCTGTGCGCACACTCGACGAAGTAATGAGTGACCCGCACATGCACGAGCGCGGTGCACTGGAGTGGTTTGACGATCGGGATCTCGGCCGAATTGTTCTGCCCACCACACCGATTCGCATCCATGGTGCCGAACAGGTACCCACCGTCTCAAGTCCGCTGCTCGGAGAGCACAATCAGGAAATTTACGGCAAGTGGCTTGGTTTGTCTGACGAGAAGCTTCAGTCACTGCGCGAGCAGGAGGTGATCTGA
- a CDS encoding IclR family transcriptional regulator, translating to MTNPSKPMTQKSEPGVAAVNRALTILMAFENSVEGMSLAELSAATGLYHSTILRLCDSLLHYGFLVRLEDGRFKLGSTPFFLGMLYQESFRLWDHAAPVLRELVRVTKETAAIYIRDGDERVCLHRMTQPRSVLMHVREGERVELHKGAAGKIMLAFAGEPGEEFDQIRKAHYALSLAERRSESIGLACPVFGVQQKLICSISLGMPLFRLNRQVFEAALPLVMQAAADLTRRLGGNPSVFDPPYATYEGPVLPERGEAPLQHPTDSTLE from the coding sequence ATGACAAACCCTTCCAAGCCTATGACTCAAAAATCCGAACCTGGCGTGGCTGCAGTCAACCGTGCGCTCACCATCCTGATGGCATTCGAGAACAGTGTCGAAGGCATGAGTCTTGCCGAACTGAGCGCAGCGACTGGCCTCTACCACAGCACCATCTTGCGACTGTGTGACTCGTTGTTGCATTACGGGTTCCTGGTCAGACTGGAAGATGGTCGTTTCAAGCTCGGCTCCACACCGTTCTTTCTCGGCATGCTGTACCAGGAGTCGTTTCGACTCTGGGACCATGCGGCACCAGTCCTGCGCGAACTGGTTCGCGTCACCAAGGAAACTGCGGCTATCTACATTCGAGACGGCGATGAACGTGTCTGCCTGCACCGGATGACGCAACCGCGTAGCGTGCTGATGCATGTCCGTGAGGGCGAACGTGTCGAACTGCACAAGGGTGCTGCCGGCAAGATCATGCTGGCGTTTGCCGGCGAGCCAGGTGAGGAGTTTGATCAGATCCGAAAAGCTCACTACGCACTTTCCCTGGCGGAACGCCGCTCCGAGAGTATCGGACTCGCATGCCCGGTGTTCGGCGTACAACAAAAACTCATCTGCAGTATTTCCCTCGGCATGCCGTTGTTCCGTCTGAACCGGCAAGTGTTTGAAGCGGCATTACCCCTGGTCATGCAGGCCGCAGCAGACCTGACGCGTCGCCTTGGTGGTAACCCTTCTGTATTCGACCCGCCTTACGCGACGTACGAAGGTCCGGTTCTTCCGGAAAGAGGGGAAGCCCCCCTGCAACACCCGACAGACTCAACACTGGAATAA
- a CDS encoding acyl-CoA dehydrogenase family protein, which translates to MQSHQETEDRTEEYRMIHDLVAKFVDQELMPMEAAVLEREVRGEHLHLLPEEEAVLFKKCKELGLWALDAPEEFGGANLPAVPLVAINEELGRTVTPFTFPPDSPNLHMLMAIATPEQREKYLLPYAEGTAKSAIAISEPNAGGDPTGMITRAEKDGDQWVINGRKIWVSRVPYADFTIVMARVGSGKRHEGITAFIVDKGTPGFEILREIPMLAGHRTYELVFENCRIPASNILGEVGSGFAPMQLRLNIRRLQIGAWCLGMSRRALEMMAEHAKQRVTFGALLADRQAIQWWIADATIKMHACRLMVQEAARKQDAGEDIRTEASMIKVYATEMASEIIDHAMQTFGAMGVTKELPLHLMAQRTRVMRVYEGPSEVHRMSLARRYLKSIK; encoded by the coding sequence TTGCAATCACATCAAGAAACCGAAGACCGCACGGAAGAGTACCGGATGATTCATGACCTGGTCGCAAAGTTTGTAGACCAGGAACTCATGCCAATGGAGGCTGCGGTGCTTGAGCGCGAGGTGCGCGGCGAACATCTGCACCTGTTGCCCGAAGAGGAAGCGGTACTGTTCAAGAAGTGCAAGGAGCTGGGACTGTGGGCGCTGGATGCACCCGAAGAGTTTGGTGGTGCCAACCTGCCTGCCGTACCGCTGGTGGCAATCAACGAGGAACTCGGCCGCACTGTCACCCCGTTTACGTTTCCGCCCGACTCGCCCAACCTTCACATGCTGATGGCGATTGCCACGCCTGAGCAGCGCGAAAAGTACCTGCTGCCCTACGCAGAAGGCACTGCCAAGTCGGCAATCGCGATTTCCGAGCCCAATGCAGGTGGTGACCCCACAGGCATGATCACCCGCGCAGAAAAAGACGGTGATCAATGGGTCATCAATGGCCGCAAGATCTGGGTCAGCCGCGTTCCGTACGCTGATTTCACTATCGTTATGGCACGTGTCGGATCGGGCAAGCGTCACGAAGGGATCACTGCTTTTATCGTCGATAAAGGTACCCCTGGCTTTGAGATCCTGCGCGAGATTCCGATGCTGGCAGGCCACCGCACCTACGAACTGGTCTTCGAGAACTGTCGTATTCCGGCCAGCAACATCCTGGGCGAAGTCGGTTCGGGATTTGCACCGATGCAACTACGACTCAACATCCGCCGCCTGCAGATAGGCGCCTGGTGTCTGGGCATGTCGCGCCGTGCGCTGGAAATGATGGCTGAGCACGCAAAGCAACGCGTGACATTCGGTGCCCTGCTGGCAGATCGTCAGGCGATTCAGTGGTGGATTGCTGACGCCACGATCAAAATGCACGCTTGCCGCCTGATGGTGCAGGAGGCCGCACGCAAGCAGGACGCAGGTGAGGACATCCGGACCGAAGCATCCATGATCAAGGTCTACGCCACCGAGATGGCATCAGAGATCATCGACCACGCCATGCAGACGTTTGGCGCGATGGGTGTCACCAAGGAGTTGCCGCTGCATCTGATGGCTCAGCGGACTCGCGTCATGCGTGTGTACGAAGGTCCATCCGAAGTGCACCGGATGTCGCTGGCCAGACGCTACCTGAAGAGCATCAAGTAA